The genomic stretch gagaagacCTGGAGACCTTAGAGAACTTCAATTCAAGAAACTCACGCATGGTGGGGCTCCACTTCAGTCTTAATGcacttgtgtgttttatacggATACGTATCCCTGAAGCTCCGGCCACATACAGAGCAGCGATACGGCTTCTCTCCCGTGTGAATAAGTCTGTGCCGTTGGAGATGACTGTGTCTGTTAAAACACTTCGCACACTCGGAGCACTGATACGGCTTCTCCCCGGTGTGAATCCGCTGGTGTCGTCGGAGATGACTGTGTTGATTGAAACTCTTCCCGCACTCGGAGCACTGATACGGCTTCTGTCCCGAGTGGACGAGCTGGTGTCGATGGAGGGAGTTCTTGTGGTGAAAACtcttgccacactctgagcagcgATACGGCTTCTCGTCCGTGTGAATGCGCGTGTGTTCTTGGAAATAACGGTAGCGGACAAAGCCCTTGCCACACTCTGCGCAGTTATACGGCTTCTCTCCCTTGTGAAGATGCTGATGTTCTAGGAGGTGACCGTACCGTGTGAAACtcttgccacactctgagcagtaaTACGGCTTCTCCCCTGTGTGAATACGTACGTGTTCCTGGAGATGGCAGTACTGAATATATCTCCTCCCGCACTGGGAGCACTGGTACggcttctctccagtgtgaatgcgctcGTGTCGATGGAGAGTGCTCTGTTGTTTAAAgcacttcccacactctgaacactgatacggcctctctccggtgtgaatgtgCCAGTGTTCCTGGAGATTCACGTATCGAGTGAAATGCTTGCCACACAACGAGCAGTAAAACCGCTTCTCTCCAGTGTGGATACGCAGGTGTTCTTGGAGATGACTCTTTACCGCAAAACCcttgccacactctgaacagcgGTTGGGTTTTTCCCCGCTGTGGATGCGCTGGTGTCGACGGAGAGTGCCCTGTTgtttaaaactcttcccacactccgaACACTCGTGAACTCTGTCATCGTTTACACCGTCCTGCCTTCTACGGGCCGTACCAGAGAAAGTGCCTTCAGTACCACAGCTTGTGACGGATGCCATGCGTCTCCCTTTACCTCGATTTCTtgctcttcatcttctgatATGGGAGAGGAAATAAAGagtcattttcacacattatTAAATCATTCCTATTATTAACCTCTTCCCATGGCTTCCCACTCCTAGATTATAGACTACGGACAGTGTCCGACTAGAGGGCAGAGTGGAACTTAGAGGAGATGGAACCATTTGTTTTTGGTCACTTTGGAGTAATTTCTAACAGTCACTGCTTCTTTTTGTAATCATTTATTTACTGAAAGACCTCTATTTGtgccacacacactgctgctgctctgtAAATGTCTTGTACTCATAAGTATAATGACATTAAAGTTTAATACTTATGTAAACTCTGTTGTACAGTACTGTAACACCATATTTAATGAAGTCATTACCTCAGCTTAATTTACTTCTAtatgaaaaaatacatttgttcgTCAAATGCTGCCAATTAACTCGACAAAGTTGGCATAGAATCACGTCCAGACATTAAACTGAGGCCTTTTTATAACTGGACAGAAAAAATTTtaaaagtggacagtgagaacCGTTCGTTTAAGGAGGAATGAATGGACAGATATTGTGTTCCTTCTCGTAGAGAAAAGCACGTAGTAGTTGTGGTTAATCTTTAATTAAACCGTCATATATTTCCAATAAATTGCAGTGTTTTGCTGTTTGGttgaggacttttattttgtatatcaGCCTAACGTCTCCTACACCTCGGGAGCCTCAGCAGTGTGTAAATACGGACAGAGTGGACCACTAGGATCTATTTTTAGAGTCCCGGGACTAAACAGCGTGGACGAATATAAACCCCTCACCTTCAGTGCTTCGCCTTCCGTTTGTGTTCATCCGCGGTAAAAGCGGGTGGCGCCTGAACTCTCTCCCCGTCCTGATCGCACCAGAGCCGGTCTGAGGGGAGTCTGTCCACTCCCTATTGATCCCATTATAACGCAGAATGATTACTGACCGCTAGAGGGCGGAAGTGAGGAAGTCCTGTGTTAATGGGAGTGAATGGAGCTAAACATTTTAACACATCGTACCTCCAACAattgtaactttacaggagaaggaaaaatccGTATTTAACTTCAagtgtaaattaatgtaaaataattttattccaagtaattttggagcgtttctattggtctattcatcatgaaacCTTCACACAATGTGGACAGCTGCTGCTCTCAAAACCCAGCTCCATTAGCGCCCTTGGATTGTACTGTGACCTAACTCTGACCACCAAAACCCTTTGTTTTGGATGGTTCTGACTTTGTGATTTACTCACTGCTTTCACtccaaaaacatgtaaaaacctTTTATTTCACTCTTAATTCATCACATGTGAAAATTGCACCCTCTGTGAACCGTGAATATCATTTGATATAAAAATTCTCAGCCATGAGAAAGAATAAAACATAACCCATCTctccagtttcacacactcgtgtgttactgcagtaaacataaataaatttaattaaatttaaacagCTGTGATTCTCACTGTATTCATCCTGTTGTGTCCCAAACTGCACGCTAGCACACTACATAGGGGTATAAAACAATATGAATCTTCTGTACAATTGAGTGCCCTTCTGATAGAGTGCaggcaggtgtgatttgggacacagcatCTATCAGCTCACACAATTCAacaatttaaggtgaaacagaaaatgcaaATAAGGAGCTGGTAAATAAGTAAGATAAGCACTGCATAAGCAATATATGTCTTTGTGTCTTACATAAAATATACCTTGATTTGAGCTACAAACGTTAGTAATAAATACTAAAAACTGAAGTACAGGGAGACGCAGCACACACTTAGGAACTCCTTTAGATCGCTCACTAAATTGTACTGTGGAACCAAGATATATCAGACCAACTGTAAACAATGCAACAATACATCAACTTTGATTTGGATTTTGGTCTGGATTTCACGTGTGAAGGTACAACAACAGAAGAAGCATCGTTTAGGAAACACGCATATAGGGTAAATCCCATTCCTTTTACCCCTTCCCCTTGTTTTCAGGTATTCTCTCgccccttggagctgagttacagggcgTAGTGTTTAAAATACCCTCCCTCCTACAAAATGGGACGACCCTTCAAGGTCCTGAaacatcatcagaacacaatAAAGCATCGCTTCAGTGGCGCTCTGCTTCCAGTCTTAAGCAAGATCAGAGAAGTGCTGCCGGATTTGAACTTAGTTAACCTTAGGATATCACACGTTCAAAGGTGTTCCACACTCATATAATTATCACCCACTCCTCactctctgtgatatgaagAACTGAAAGACTCCAGTGTCATAACAAGCAGAAAACACCGCAAACAGTCGGCCAATGTCTttgaatttccagttccaccttaaattctgaaGTAGCCACAGGCgctagaatgtaattgcttcaaaatttaaggtggaactggaaatcaATTAGAAACTGTTAGCAATGTTTTCTGCTTGTTATGACACAATGCATTAAAACTACATTACAGTGAGACAAACGCCGGTGATCGTAGAGTCTAAAGGAGAACATCTGTGGGTTTCTTTGGTCACTAGCACCACCATTTCATCTgtgattcacaaggcattcataGCCCTTCGTTTGAAAAATCTCCATTTGAAGGTACATACAGCGTTAAAATAATCTGTAAAACAATCGAGAATTGCCAACCCCACCCCTAGGCAAAACAGATGGGTAGGACTAAGGGGTTAAATGGGTTTAACGTGGAGTTGAGGGGGACGACGACATTCCAAACCAAGAAACCCTACTTGACCAACTCACATGTCATTGGTTTTCTCTTTCAACTTCGTGCACCTGTGCGTCCTATAAGTGTTCACGTGCCTGAAGTTGTGTCCACACCCGGAGCAATAATAGGGTTTCTCCCCGGTGTGAACACGGAGGTGTTCCTGGAGGCGACAGTACTGAATAAAACCCTTCCCACACTCGGAGCAGTGATACGGCTTCTCCCCAGTGTGGAGGCGCTGGTGTCGATGGAGAGTGCTTCGCTGTTTGAACGTGCTCCCACACTCGGAGCAGTAATACGGCTTCTCCCCGGTGTGAACACGGAGGTGTTCTTGGAGATTACAGAACTGAGTAAAACTCCTCCCGCACTCGGAGCACTGGTGGGGTTTGtcccctgtgtgaatgcgctggtgtcgaTGGAGATTGCTCTGCTGTTTAAAACTCTTGCCACAGTCCGAGCAGCTGTAAGGCCTCTCCCCAGTGTGGGTACGCAGGTGTTCTTGGAGGTGACTCTTTACCACGAAACCcttgccacactctgaacagcgGTTGGGCTTTTCTCCTCTGTGGATGCGCTGGTGTCGGTGGAGGGTGCTCTGTTGTTTAAAACTCTTGCCGCACTCCGTGCAGCGATACGtcttctctccggtgtgaatatGCAGGTGTACTTGGAGATAACTCTTTAGAGTAAAGCTCTTCCCGCACTCTGAGCAGAGGTAGGGCTTTTCTCCGCTGTGGATGCGCTGGTGACGTTGCAGCATGCTCTGATTAgtaaaactcctcccacactctgGACAGTCCGTCCTGCTCCGACATGACGTACCGGAGGACGTGTCTTCTGTATCACCGCTGTTCATGGATGCCATCCTCCCTCCTTCACTGATATTActtcctcttcatcttctgaaCTGTGTGCAAAAAGAATGGGAAagacaacagagagacagaaatattCAGAACCTAATGTGAAGTGAACAAATGTCCACATGGTTAAACATGTCTTACTTACtcagtaacaaaataaaagtacgCCAAAAGTAAACAGATACAGAAAACACATGGTTAAGCCATTCCCATTATTAACACGTTCCTGTGTCTTAttaattagttattattaattataacatTTCCTGCTACTGTTAGAAATGCTACTTTAACTTCATCTCTGTTCTCTAAACTATCCACTGTGGctctaaaatgtatttattacaccttttgggtttatttttcttttccaatCTGGGACTTTTATTTGtgcaacaaaaaaaacctgttgCTTTGTAAAAATCATGTACTAATTCATACGTCTAAAGACGTACCTCAATGTGGTTACTTTATGTTTAACGTGAGAATGCCATTTCCGTTAAAGTTCAATAAAGTGTTAATTCATTTTCCACATCTTAAGCCCTTTGTTAAATCGTTTCTACGACATATTTAAGAGAGAACAGCGCAAAGTCGACGTGGTTAATCTGTAATGAAACCGTCATTTTCCCAATAAACTGTAGTGTTTTTGTACATAGCTCTGTTTTGGCtgtgggacttttattttgcacaaatcTGGACCTTCAGCCGTGTATAAATaaggtttatttgtttatttttctgagcACCTCTGCATTGAACAGTGAACGTATATAACACCCTCACCTTCAAGCGTTAGCTCCCGTTTGTGTTCATCCGGTAAAAGCGGGTGGCGCCTGAAGTCTCTCCCCGTGTAGATCGCACCAGAGCCGGTCTGAGGGGAGTCTGTCCACTCCCATTGATCCCATTATACCGCAGAATGATTACTGACCGCTAGAGGGCGGAAGCAAGGATGTCCTTATTGAATGGTAGTGAATAGAGCTAAACCGCTAAAAACGTTTTAACAAATGTTTTCTATcgttcaaatcaaatcaaatcaaatcaaatttatttatatagcgcttttcacaactgatgttgtcacaaagcagcttcacagaattccagtaagacaagatttgacatgaaatgtaaagacaaatgtaaaaccctcaagtgagcaagccaggggcgacagtggcaaggaaaaactcccccagctgaggaagaaaccttgggaggaaccaaggctcacaaggggtgacccatcctcctctggtcaatctactggtgatgatagttagtagtccatgagaacttcagtgtagggacagcttcaaggcacttggtggttgctggagcgtgggcagctggtctgaagagtggaggaggatctcgacagtcatccatcagtgtccagacagacaggtgggcagtcgtttactcggaaagatgtaaagggatggaattagttttgaactgttttgtgtttgtaaagtagaaaatatgaaaatttccagagtgtggctaatgactccggcagatctgactatgacagcattaactaaaaggagagaaccaggaggacacacagacacgggagcatcctgaaacactggcatccctccgctccaccgtcaacaaacctgagtgatcgcgagaagcggcgggacgacagcaccagcgtctcagtatactataattccctgtgtccatggaccccccggatctgccgcctttatctatgggggagcattagctaccaaatgataaactaaacaaatgagtttttagcctacatttgaagattgcgactgtgtctgagtcccgaacattttttggaagatcattccagagttggggggctttataagaaaaggctcttcccccagctgaggccttctgaattctgggaacatttaaaaatccagtattctgtgatctgagtgaacgtggaggctcataataggaaattgtatcttgaagatattcaggagcaagcccatgtagagctttatatgttaataacaaaattttgtagtcaatgcggaatttaacaggcagccaatgaagtgatgataaaactgggctgatatgtttaaattctctagttttagtgaggaccctagctgcagcattttgaactagttgaagttttcttaaattgctgctggtgcatcctgacagtagtgcgttacagtagtcaagccttgaagtaataaaggcatgtactaatgtttctgcgtcctggaggga from Hoplias malabaricus isolate fHopMal1 chromosome 2, fHopMal1.hap1, whole genome shotgun sequence encodes the following:
- the LOC136678916 gene encoding zinc finger protein 850-like — translated: MASSSDTEGTLAGTSCRRRQDSEKAHQCSECGKSFTNQSNLRRHQVIHSGEKPYRCSECGKGFKQQSTLHLHQGIHTGEKPYQCSECGKSFRQQVVLYQHQRIHTGEKPYQCSECGKSFKQQSSFYQHQVIHTGKKPYHCSECEKSFNRHSHLQDHQRIHTGEKPYHCSECGKCFNRQSTLQEHLRIHTGEKPYFCSECGKNFKQYSSLCLHQRIHTGEKPYQCSECGASFKQKSSLYLHQRIHTGEKPYQCSECSKSFNRPSSLQEHQRIHTGEKPYFCSECGQNFRHLTTYKTHKCIKSELETHDVWSALFVFTRASSASLRHLSGLEVPPTDSEAASQTMCGVGLDSSCPSFHSWTAEGLIVLGFTGVRGRMASMNSGDTEDTSSGTSCRSRTDCPECGRSFTNQSMLQRHQRIHSGEKPYLCSECGKSFTLKSYLQVHLHIHTGEKTYRCTECGKSFKQQSTLHRHQRIHRGEKPNRCSECGKGFVVKSHLQEHLRTHTGERPYSCSDCGKSFKQQSNLHRHQRIHTGDKPHQCSECGRSFTQFCNLQEHLRVHTGEKPYYCSECGSTFKQRSTLHRHQRLHTGEKPYHCSECGKGFIQYCRLQEHLRVHTGEKPYYCSGCGHNFRHVNTYRTHRCTKLKEKTNDIARNRGKGRRMASVTSCGTEGTFSGTARRRQDGVNDDRVHECSECGKSFKQQGTLRRHQRIHSGEKPNRCSECGKGFAVKSHLQEHLRIHTGEKRFYCSLCGKHFTRYVNLQEHWHIHTGERPYQCSECGKCFKQQSTLHRHERIHTGEKPYQCSQCGRRYIQYCHLQEHVRIHTGEKPYYCSECGKSFTRYGHLLEHQHLHKGEKPYNCAECGKGFVRYRYFQEHTRIHTDEKPYRCSECGKSFHHKNSLHRHQLVHSGQKPYQCSECGKSFNQHSHLRRHQRIHTGEKPYQCSECAKCFNRHSHLQRHRLIHTGEKPYRCSVCGRSFRDTYPYKTHKCIKTEVEPHHA